Part of the Phycisphaerae bacterium RAS1 genome, CAGCGGCCACGGACTGCCCTTCGAGTGGTATCTCGACCTGCTGCGCTTCATCCGCAAGAACTACCCGGGCATCCACATTCACGCATTCAGCCCGCCGGAAATCTGGGCGTTTCACCAAGTCTTCAAGATGCCGCTGCGCGACGTGCTGCTAAGGCTTCGCGACGCGGGCCTGGCGACTATCCCCGGCGGCGGCGGCGAAATTCTGGTCGACCGCGTGCGCGACATCATCGGCCAGGGCAAAACCATCACGCACGAGTGGCTGGCCGTCATGCGCGAGGCGCACAAGCTCGGCATGAAGACAAGCTGCACGATGATGTTCGGCCACATCGAGACCATCGAAGAGCGCATCGAGCACATGCGCCTGCTGCGCGATCTTCAGGACGAACTCGGCGGCTTCACGGCGTTCATTCACTGGCCGTTTCAGCCGGAGGGGACGCCGCTGGGGCGATGGCCAGTTCAGAGTAGCGAGTTCAGAGTAGCGAGTGCAAAGACGGAAGCGTCGCCCGGAGCAGGTTCTGAACTCGCTACTCGCTCCTCGCTACTCGACACTGCGGCCCGCGGGCCGCGTCCCGACGGCAAGCACCTGCTCCTCGCCGACGCGCACGAATACCTCGTGATGCTCGCCATCGCGCGGCTCTACCTCGACAACATCCCGAACATCCAGTCGAGTTGGGTCACGATGGGACCGAAGGTCGGGCAGCTTGCATTGTTCTACGGGGCCAACGACATGGGCAGCGTCATGATGGAAGAGAATGTCGTCAGCCAGGCGGGCGCGACGTTCCGGCTCAGCGAGGACGAAATCCGCCGGCTGATCACCGACGCCGGTTGGCAGCCGCAGCAGCGCGATCAGTACTACCGGCCGATCACGACGCCGCGGCGCAAGAAGCTGGACGCGCCGGCGGTAGCGATATCGAACGGGAATGATGCTGCGAAGGGGCTCGTGAGGTTGACGGTCGGGGAGCGGCGATAGCAGCCTGCCGAAGAAACCGTAGCGTCGGCCCTCCGCGGCCGACGATGTACGAAGACCCCTCGAATATCGCCGTCGGCCGCGGAGGACCCGCGCGACAGCACATCGAGCCCTGCGCGTCCGCGCCCGGCGATCAGAAAGGGGCGAAGTCAAAGCGCTGCGCCCCGTCCAGCGGCACGACCACGATCCGCCGCTCGTCGTTCACGAACACGATCCGATCGCCGGCGATTCGCGCCTGGCCGGAAAGGCCCGTCTCCAAGCGGGTCGAGCTGTTGCACGGAGGCCACGTGCTCGCCGTCCGCCTGCAGGCCGAAGAGCGCGGAGCTGGGGGCGAGCGGGCGGACCAGCGCCCGCTCCTTGTCCTGGTGTACGTACACGTTGCTCGGGCCAAGCACTCCGGGGAGCACGATGTCGCCGGTCGGGCCGGGGAAGCGTACCCGTACGTCGCCGAGGTTGGTGGCGTAGAAGATTCGATCGCTATCGCCGCCCATCAGTACCGGGAACGGTTGCGCTCCCAGGGGATCAGCGAGCGCCCCCTCAAGTGTGTTTTGTGCGTCGCTCAGCGCGTCGCCGAGCGGACCGAAGAAGCGGGCCGGGTCGAATGGGGCGTCGACCGTGCAGGAAGCGAGCAGGGCGGCAAGCGGCGTCGAAAGAAGACTGGCGCGGCGCATGATCAACCTCCTTGTGCCGCGGACGGCCGGGATGGAATTGCGGCGCGAGCGCGACGGGGCGGCAGAAAGGGCACCGGACGCATTCGGACAGCCATCCGCAAAGCGACGTTGGTTCGGCGCGCTCACGGCACGCCGTTCAGCCCGCGGTGGGACATGGCGTGTGCATGGGCGTCCGTTCCGCGCCGCAGAAAGGCCGTTCGGCCGCCCGTCACGCGGACCCGCTTGTCAGCCGCGCGGGATCGATTAGGATGCCGCCGCTTGTCGCATTGTCACTGACATAAGGGCCGCGTTCAGCTCGGAGAAGACCCATGGCCGTCGACATGAAATTGCTTCGGCAGCAACTGAACAACACCTGCATCCAGGCGCTCGAAAAAGCGGCTGGAATCTGTATCGCCCGCACGCATTACGAGATCACGGTCGAGCATTTCCTGGCTCCGCTGCTGGACGTGGGAAACTCCGACGTGCTGTGCATCGCGGACTTCTTCAAGATGGACGTGTCCAAGCTGCGCGGGGCGATCAACCGCTGCCTGGATGAAGTGAAGACCGGCAACAGCGGCCGGCCGCAGTTCTCGCCCTTCCTGGCCGACTGGCTGTCGGACGGCTGGCAGGTCGCGTCGCTGGAGCTGGGACAGCAGCGCATTCGCTCCGGGGCGCTGATCCTGGCGCTGCTGCGCAACTCGACGCGCGCGTATTTCACCGATTACACAGATGAGCTGAAGAAAGTCGTCGAAGGCGACCTCAAGTCCAAGTTCAAGGACGTCGTCGGCGCCTCGATCGAAAACCAGGCCGCCCCGGGCGCCGGCGCCGGCCCGGGCGGGATGCCCGCAGCGGCGGGCGGCAGCCCCGAGGCGTTGACCCAGTTCACCTGGGACGTGACCGCCAAGGCCAAATCCGGCAAGATCGACGCCGTCATCGGCCGCGAGCGGGAAGTGCGGCAGGTCGTCGATATTCTGATGCGCCGCTACCAGAATAACCCGCTTATCGTGGGCGAGCCGGGCACCGGAAAAACGGCCATTGTGGAGGGATTCGCCCTGCGGATCGTCGCTAACGACGTGCCCGCGTCGCTCCAGAACATCACGCTGCTGGCACTGGATGTCGGCCTGCTTTCGGCCGGCGCCTCGGTGAAGGGCGAGTTCGAGCGGCGGCTCAAGCAGATCATTCAGGAGGTCAACGCCAGTAACGCCGCCGGCAAGCCGATCATCCTGTTCATCGACGAGGCTCACACGCTCATCGGCGGCGGCGGCGCGGGCAACGACGCGGCCAACCTGCTCAAGCCGGCCCTGGCTCGCGGCGAACTGCGGACGATCGCCGCCACGACTTGGGCGGAGTACAAGAAATACATCGAAAAGGACCCGCCGTTCGCGCAGCGCTTCGGACTGATCAAGGTCGAGGAACCCTCGGTCGACGTGTGCGTCGAAATGCTCCGCGGCACGAAGGACAAGTACGAAAACCACCACAAGGTGCGGATTCTGGACGACGCCATCCGCACCGCGGTCGCGATGTCCAACCAGTACCTGACTGAGCAGCAGCTCCCGCGAAAGGCGGTTTCGCTGCTCGACACGGCCTGCGCTCGCGTCGCCGTCGGCATGGCCACCACGCCCGGCTCTCTCGAAGACATCCGCCGCCGGATCATCCAGATCGACACCGCCATCCGCGCCCTGGAGCGCGAAGCCGCCTCCGGCCACAAGCAGGACCCGGAGAAACTGGACGACCTGAAGAAGGAGCGCGAGCGGCAGCAGAAGGCCAGCGACGAACTGGAGGCGACTTGGAAGCAGGAGCAGGAGCTGGCGCAGGGCGTCCGCATGTTGCGCGACGAGCTCGAGGCGGCCATGCACGGCGATGCGCCCGCCGCGCCGGAAGGCGAAGCGGCCAAGCTGCGGCGGCCGATGGAGGAAATCCGCAAGGACCTTGACGGCGCGACCAAGACGCTCGACGGCTTCATCGGCCGGCGCCCCCCGCTGGTTCCCTTGCAGGTGGACGGCGACATCGTTGCGACGATCCTGTCCGACTGGACCGGCATCCCCGCCGGGAGCATGGTCAAGGACCAGGCCGCCGCGATGCTGACGTTTGAGGACCGCATCGGCCAGCGCGTGGTCGGCCAGGATCACGCCATCAGGGAAATCGGTAAGCGCCTGCGCATCGCCAGTGCCAAGCTGCAAGACCCGGTGCTGCCGCTGGCGGTGCTCTTCCTGCTCGGCCCGTCGGGAACGGGAAAAACCGAGACCGCCCTCGCGATCGCCGATTTGGTCTTCGGCGGCGACCGCTTCATGACCGGCATCAACATGACCGAGTACAGCAGCTCGATGAACGTCAGCCGGCTGATCGGCTCGGCCCCCGGTCTGGTCGGATTCGGCGAGGGCGGCGTGCTGACCGAGGCGGTGCGCAAGCGGCCTTACAGCGTCGTGCTGCTCGACGAGATGGAAAAAGCGCACATGGACGTGAACCTGCTGTTCATGCAGGTCTTCGACAAGGGCGCCCTGACCGACTCGGAAGGCCGCGTCGCCAACTTCAAGAACACCGTGATCGTGATGACCAGCAACGAAGGCTCGGACATGATCATGGAGATGTGCGCCGACGGCGAAACGCCCACGCTGGAGGAGATGCGCGTCGCGATTCAGCCGATCATCGAGAAGCGCTTTACGCCGGCGTTCGTCGGCCGCACGACGGTGATTCCGTTCTATCCGCTGTCGCCGGACGTGCTGCGCAAGATCGTCGATCTGAAGATGAAGAAGATCAAGCAGCGCCTGCAGAGCCTGTACCGCATGGAGCTGGTGATCAAACCCGAGGTAGGCGACACGATCGCCGCCCGCTGCAAGACGATCACGGTCGGCGCGCGCCTGATCAACATCATCATCAGCGAAACGGTGCAGCCCGAGATCGCCCGGCGCGTCCTGGAGACGATGGGCGGCGACGAGAAGTACAGCCAGCTTGTGCTGGGCGTGGACCCGGCCAGCAACGAGTTCACGTATGAATTTGTGAAGTAGCGTCGGACCTCCGTGTCCGACGATGTAGCCCCGTCGCATGTAGCCCGGCCGCCCTCGGCCGGGCCGTAGCGCTGGCGCGCCGTCGCTATCTGCGACGGCGTCGGTTGCATTATCGGCCGATCGTTAGAGCCCAATTCCTCGGGACCAGCGTCGCACCCGCCCCCGCGGTCTCGCGGGGACCGATTTTTCTGTTGAACTACCCCGGTCGCCTGAGTAGCCTAGTTCTGGGCCTGCTTTCAGAGATCAACTCCGCAGCCCGACGCATTTTGACGGAAGTCGCGGATCGGCCTGCGCTTCGGTGTAGACGCCTAGCCGGGCTTTCAAACCGGTCCTGACGTGCCTGGAGGAGAAGGAATGACCATCCGTCGTCCCGCCGCCACTGTCGCGGCACTGCTTGCGTTCGGTTCTATTTCGCCGCTGGGTCCTTCGCTCGCCATGGCCGGCAGCGGGCCGATTCCCTTCACCGAGGAAGCCGTCGCCCGCGGCGTCGATTTCTCCGTTCGGCAATACTTCAACTACGGCTTTGCGGTCACATTTGCCGACCTGGACAACGACGGCGACCCCGACCTGGTTGCGCTCGGGCGGGAGAACGGCCATATCGGGCTGTATGAAAACGACGGTACCGGGCACTTCGTCGACCGCTTCGACGGCAGCGGAATACCGGCGGTGGTGGACAGCTCGGGCGTCGTCGCGGGCGATTACGACTCGGACGGCGATCTGGACCTGTATCTGGCCAACTGGGGCGCCGCGGGCCAGGCCAGCCTGCTGCTGCGGAACAACGGAAATTTCTCATTCACGGATGAAAGCGCCTTGAGCGGCACCAACGCCATCGGCCCCGGCTCGGGCTGCGCCTGGTCGGACTACGACGGCGACGGGCGGATCGACCTGCTGTCGGCCATGCGCTACCAGTCGGATGGGACGACCACGCCCACGCAGCTTTTCCGCAACCTCGGCGGCGGCAAGTTCCTGAACACGGCGCCGTCGGTCGGTCTGCCCGCCACGAACAAGGTGTTTCAGGTCGTCTTCCTCGACTATGACGATGATGGCGACGCCGACCTCTTCTTCTCGAACGACAAATGCCCGACCAGCGGCATCACCAATAAGCTCTATCGCAATGACGGCGGGACGTTCGTCGATGTGACCGCGTCCACCCATACCGGCGTCTGCCTCGAATCCATGGGTGTGGCCGTCGGCGACTTCGACGGCAACGGCCATTCCGACCTCTACGCGACCAATACGTACGCGGGCAACGCGCTGCTGCTGAACAACGGCGCCGGGGCGTTCACCGAATCCTCCGTGCCGTGCGGCGTGGCCTCGTTCGTGGTCGGCTGGGGCGCCACGATCTTTGACTACGATAACGACGGCTTCCAGGAGCTTTACGTGTGCGACATGGAGGTCGAAAACCGCCTCTATGACCACGACGGCGTCTGGCCGGCGCAGGAAATCGGCGTGGCCGCCGGCGTCAACGACCCCGGCACGTCGTTCTGTGACGCGGTCGCGGATATCGACCTCGACGGCGACCTTGATTTGGCCGTCTGTGATTCGCCCGGACGCGTCCTGCTCTACATCAACCACGAGGGCGAGACGCGCGACTGGGTCAAGTTCCGCGTGGTCGGCGACGGGCTGAACACTTTCGCCATCGGCGCCAAGGTCGAAATCCTCGCCGGACCGAAGTCGCAGATGCGCGAAGTCCACGCCGGCGGAAACGGCTTCAAGGGTCAGAACGAACTGACGCTGCATTTCGGGCTGGGCACTCAAAAGGTCGTTGACGAGGTGCTCGTGCGCTGGCCCGGCGGGGGCATGCGGGCGCTGCACAACCTGAACGCCAACAGCACCTGGACGCTCTATCCGGATGCGGCCCTCGGCGACGCGAACGGCGACGACGTGGTGAACCTGGCGGACTATTACGCCATTCTCGACTGCCGCGCCGCGGTCGGCGACCTGCTGCCCGGCTGCGAGATGATGGACTTCAACGGCGACGGCGCGGTGGACGCGACCGATCTCGCCGCGTTCGCGCTGCGATTTGTCGGCACGTCGGGCGACTGCGACTCCGACGGCGCGTCGGACATCGCAGAAATCCTGAGCGGCGCGGAATCCGACGTGAATCGCAACACGATTCCCGATTCGTGCGAGTCGGTCGGCGACTGCAATTGCAGCGGCGCCGCCGACATGCTCGACATTTCGGCGTTCGTGCTGGCCATCATCGATCCGTCCGGGTACGCCGACCAGTTCCCGGAATGCAACCGGCTCAACGCCGACACGAACGGCGACGGCGCCGTGAACGTGCTCGATATCAACCGGATGATCGAGCTGCTGGTCGGATCCTGAGGCGTGGCCGGGCGTGTGCGCAGAATTCCGGGCAGCACCACGAGTCAGTCCGAACCCGCCGCGCCAAGCGGCGGGGTGACCGTG contains:
- the mqnE_1 gene encoding Aminodeoxyfutalosine synthase, producing the protein MPTAAPLRDPAGRARLSDADALAMYHDLSIHELGKLAFGRLMELHPEPYRTYVVDRNINYSNVCTAKCIFCNFYTKPGKPDAYILSYDEIGRKIEELIDIGGTQILMQGGLVPDASHPSGHGLPFEWYLDLLRFIRKNYPGIHIHAFSPPEIWAFHQVFKMPLRDVLLRLRDAGLATIPGGGGEILVDRVRDIIGQGKTITHEWLAVMREAHKLGMKTSCTMMFGHIETIEERIEHMRLLRDLQDELGGFTAFIHWPFQPEGTPLGRWPVQSSEFRVASAKTEASPGAGSELATRSSLLDTAARGPRPDGKHLLLADAHEYLVMLAIARLYLDNIPNIQSSWVTMGPKVGQLALFYGANDMGSVMMEENVVSQAGATFRLSEDEIRRLITDAGWQPQQRDQYYRPITTPRRKKLDAPAVAISNGNDAAKGLVRLTVGERR
- the clpB_1 gene encoding Chaperone protein ClpB, which produces MAVDMKLLRQQLNNTCIQALEKAAGICIARTHYEITVEHFLAPLLDVGNSDVLCIADFFKMDVSKLRGAINRCLDEVKTGNSGRPQFSPFLADWLSDGWQVASLELGQQRIRSGALILALLRNSTRAYFTDYTDELKKVVEGDLKSKFKDVVGASIENQAAPGAGAGPGGMPAAAGGSPEALTQFTWDVTAKAKSGKIDAVIGREREVRQVVDILMRRYQNNPLIVGEPGTGKTAIVEGFALRIVANDVPASLQNITLLALDVGLLSAGASVKGEFERRLKQIIQEVNASNAAGKPIILFIDEAHTLIGGGGAGNDAANLLKPALARGELRTIAATTWAEYKKYIEKDPPFAQRFGLIKVEEPSVDVCVEMLRGTKDKYENHHKVRILDDAIRTAVAMSNQYLTEQQLPRKAVSLLDTACARVAVGMATTPGSLEDIRRRIIQIDTAIRALEREAASGHKQDPEKLDDLKKERERQQKASDELEATWKQEQELAQGVRMLRDELEAAMHGDAPAAPEGEAAKLRRPMEEIRKDLDGATKTLDGFIGRRPPLVPLQVDGDIVATILSDWTGIPAGSMVKDQAAAMLTFEDRIGQRVVGQDHAIREIGKRLRIASAKLQDPVLPLAVLFLLGPSGTGKTETALAIADLVFGGDRFMTGINMTEYSSSMNVSRLIGSAPGLVGFGEGGVLTEAVRKRPYSVVLLDEMEKAHMDVNLLFMQVFDKGALTDSEGRVANFKNTVIVMTSNEGSDMIMEMCADGETPTLEEMRVAIQPIIEKRFTPAFVGRTTVIPFYPLSPDVLRKIVDLKMKKIKQRLQSLYRMELVIKPEVGDTIAARCKTITVGARLINIIISETVQPEIARRVLETMGGDEKYSQLVLGVDPASNEFTYEFVK
- a CDS encoding ASPIC and UnbV, coding for MTIRRPAATVAALLAFGSISPLGPSLAMAGSGPIPFTEEAVARGVDFSVRQYFNYGFAVTFADLDNDGDPDLVALGRENGHIGLYENDGTGHFVDRFDGSGIPAVVDSSGVVAGDYDSDGDLDLYLANWGAAGQASLLLRNNGNFSFTDESALSGTNAIGPGSGCAWSDYDGDGRIDLLSAMRYQSDGTTTPTQLFRNLGGGKFLNTAPSVGLPATNKVFQVVFLDYDDDGDADLFFSNDKCPTSGITNKLYRNDGGTFVDVTASTHTGVCLESMGVAVGDFDGNGHSDLYATNTYAGNALLLNNGAGAFTESSVPCGVASFVVGWGATIFDYDNDGFQELYVCDMEVENRLYDHDGVWPAQEIGVAAGVNDPGTSFCDAVADIDLDGDLDLAVCDSPGRVLLYINHEGETRDWVKFRVVGDGLNTFAIGAKVEILAGPKSQMREVHAGGNGFKGQNELTLHFGLGTQKVVDEVLVRWPGGGMRALHNLNANSTWTLYPDAALGDANGDDVVNLADYYAILDCRAAVGDLLPGCEMMDFNGDGAVDATDLAAFALRFVGTSGDCDSDGASDIAEILSGAESDVNRNTIPDSCESVGDCNCSGAADMLDISAFVLAIIDPSGYADQFPECNRLNADTNGDGAVNVLDINRMIELLVGS